The genomic segment CGGCAGCGCGCTGCGCTCGATCGCGGGCAAGCTCGGCGGCCGCAAGCGCGGGCTGTCGGGGATGGCGCTGGGCATCACCCCGCGCAACAAGTTCTGAGCCCCGCGGACTCCCGGCCGTCCGGGAGCTTCCGCGCCGCGGGCCCCGTTCCGCCGCCCCTGGTACGGGGGCGGCGGAACGGGGCCCGCGGCCGTTCTCCGTTCAGCCGTTCAGCCGTTCAGCCGGCGTATCCGGCGATGTCCTTGATCACCGAGAAGCCCAGTCCGTAGGGGCTCATGCCGCGTCCGTACGCGCCGAGCAGCACGCCGCCCGGCGCCTCGCCCGCCAGCACCCAGCCGTACTCGGACTCGCGGTGGCGGAAGGGCGTCGGCACCCCGTCGACCGGCAGCGACAGCACCGACCAGGCCGGGCCGTCCAGGTCGTCGGCGAGCTCCCAGGCGATCGCCGTCTGCTGCTCCAGCCAGTCCTCGCGGAGCGAGCGCTCCATCTGGTTGGGCCAGGTGCGGGACAGCAGCCCCGAGCCGGCGAGCCAGGCGGCCGAGGAGACCGAGGTGGCCTCCAGGGTGCCGGTGCCGTCGGCGCTGCTGCGCACGGGCCGGTCGGCCACCGTGACGACGATCACGAAGCGCTGGTCCCGTTCCTCGGTCTCCGCCCGGTACGAGGGGACCTCACCGTGCCCGGTGGAGCCGTGCTCGACCGTACCGTCGGCGGCGGTCCCCACGCCGGTCAGCCAGCGGGGGCCGGTGAACGCCTCGTCCAGGCCGTACCACGGGAAGTCGGCCCGCAGATACCCGTCCGCCGGGCGGGATTCCAGGACCCTCCGGGCCCTGTCCCGGGCCACCGCCCCGGAGCCCCCGGCCTCCTCCAGCGCTCCCTGCGCCCCTGCCCGGCTCGTCGTCTCCATCTGCGTGGTCCTTCCTCATTGCCCCGTTGCCGAAGGGCGAACCGCCGAGCGGGCGGGCTGACCCCGGACACAGGGAGGATAACCACACCAGTCGTTTCGTTCGGACATATGGCTGGTTCAGGTGGCATCCACATCGAAGGGCGGACGCTCGCCCGGCTCCAGCCCGTCCCGCTTCCGCAGCAGGTCGGGGCCGCCGCCCGCGCTCCCCGTACCACCCGGGGACTTCTCCAGGGAGAGACGGGAACCACTCGCGGAGTCGCCGCCGGACGCGTCACCGTCCCGGCCGTTGACGGCGTCCGCCACCTCGTTCATCTCCTTGCGGAGGTCGAGGCTGCTGCGGATCTCCTTGATCCCGAGCTCGTCGTTCTCCAGGAGCTGCTTGCGGACGAAGTTCTTCGGGTTCAGGTCGTCGAATTCGAAGTCCTTGAACTCGGGGCCCAGTTCCGAGCGGATATCCGCCTTGGCGCTCTCCGAGAAGTCCCGGATCTTCCGAATGAAGCGCGAGGTGTCCTGGATCACCTTGGGCAGCTTCTCCGGGCCGAAGACGAGCACCGCGAGGATCACGAGCGCCACGAGCTCCAGTGCGCCTATGTCGTTGAACACCGTGCAGCTCCTTGGGACGTCCACGGCCCGCTTGTCGGGTGGGTCTCCGCCGCCGTGGACGGTGGGGGAACGAGGTCGGGGCCCGTCCACGGTACCCGGCGGTGCGGGGTGGACGGTACTGCCCGGGGAACGGCACGGTGAAGCCCCGGCGTCCCCCGGGGGGCGGTTTCCGGCAGGCGCGGCCGCGCCGTGCGGAGCGGCCGCGGCCCGGCCGTCATCGGTCGTCGCTCGCCGACCCGAGGGTCAGCCGCAGCGTGCGCTCCCGGCCGTCCCGCTCCAGGGTGAGCTCCAGCCGGTCGCCGGGACGGTGCGCGCGGATCTTCACGATCAGCTCCTCGCCGTTGTGCACCCGGGCGCCGTTCACCGCGGTGATGACGTCACCGGCCCGGATGCCCGCCCTGTCGCCCGGGCCGTCGGGGGTGACCGCGGGACGGTCGCCGTCGTCCACGCCGACCCGGGCGCCGTCGCCCGTGAAGCGCATGTCGAGGGTGACCCCTATCACGGGGTGGGTGGCCCGGCCGGTGTTGATCAGCTCCTCGGCGACCCGCTTGCCCTGGTTGACCGGGATGGCGAAGCCGAGGCCGATGCTGCCGCCCTGGCTGGCGCCGAGACCCGTCTCGTCGTCGGCGGCCCGGATCGCGCTGTTGATGCCGATGACCCGGCCCTCCCCGTCCATCAGCGGGCCGCCGGAGTTCCCGGGGTTGATGGGCGCGTCCGTCTGGATGGCGTCCACATAGCTGACGTCGCTGCCCCCGTCGTCCCCGCCCCCCGCCGTGATCGGGCGCTCCTTGGCGCTGATGATGCCGGAGGTGACGGTCCCCGCGAGGTCGTACGGGGCGCCGATCGCGACGACCGGGTCGCCGACGCGGACCGAGTCGGAGTTGCCGAGCCGCAGCGGACGCAGCCCCCGGACGCCGGAGACCCTGACCACCGCGAGGTCGTAGCCGCTGTCGCGGCCGACGATCTCCGCCTCGGCCGTCGTGCCGCCGCTGAACGTCACGGAGATGTCGCCGCCCGACGCCGCCGCCTCCACGACATGGTTGTTGGTCAGGATGTGGCCCCGCCGGTCGAGGACGAAGCCGGTGCCCGTCCCCTCCTTGCCGCCGCCCTTGACGTGGAAGGTCACCACACCGGGCAGCGCGGCCTCGGCGATGCCCGCGATGCTGCGGGGGTCGCGGGGGCGGTCCTCGGCGGGCGCCTGCGGCAGCGCGACGTCGACCACGCCGCCGTTGCGTTCGATGTACGCGCCGACGCCGCCGCCGATGCCTCCGGCCACCAGCGTGAGCAGCAGCGCGCCGGCCAGCAGGGCGCCCCGGGAGGGGCTCCGGCGAAGGCGCGCGGCGGGCTCCGGCCCGTCCGGGGAGGGGAAGGCAGTCCCGGTGACCGGGGAGCCGGGAGCGCGCCAGGGGTCGTACCGCTCCCAGTGCCCGCCGGTTCCCCCCGCCGACGGCGCGGCCGGCGGGACCGGTGCGGCCGGGGGCCCGGCAGCCGGTCCGGCGGGAACGGGCGCGGGCGCCGGCCCCGGCGAGGCACCGCCGGTTGCCGGGGACGACGGCGCCGCGCCCTCCGATGCCGCGTCACCAGCCGGTGCGGGGGCGGCGGGAGAGGCCGCGGGCTCGGTCGCGGCGGCGGGTGCGGCGGCGGGTGCGGCGGCGGGTGCGGAGCCCTCCCCGGCCGGGGCACCGGCGGCCGGTACGGGCGGGCCCTGCGGCGGCACGGCGGGTTCCGCGGCGGGCGGCGGCACGGTGCCATCCGCCCCGGCCGGCGGTACGGCCGCGGGGAGCCGGCCGGCGGCCGCGTCCTCCGCGCCCGTCCCGCCCGGCGGCGGAGGGACCGCCTTCTCCGCCGGCAGGGCCGTGCCCCGGGCCGGGGTCACCGCCGGACGCTGGACCGGCGGCGCGGGGGCCCAGGGGCCGGGGGTGCCGTAAGGCGGGGTGCTGTAGGGATCGGACGGGTGCCCCGGCTCCCCGGCGGGCCGTTCCGCGTCCGGGGCGGACGGGACCGGCGCGGGCGGTGGCACGGAGGGCGGCGCGGGGAGTCGCTCCGGGGGCACCCCGGGAGCCGGAGGGCCGGAAGGGGGGACGGGATCGGCCGGGGTGCCCGGGCCGCTCGCGGCGGGCGGGGCGGCGGGGGGCGGCTCGGTGACGGGGGGCCGCTCGGGGTCCGGTGCCGGATCGGGGGCGGTGCCGCCCCGCGGGCGGCTCCACCACTGCGGCTTCGGGCCGGTGGCCTTGCCCTGGTTCATGTTCTCCCCACAGTCCGTCCGCGGCGCGAGCCGCCCGCGGTCCACCGTGCGATTCAACCAGGTTCGCGCGCCGCTCCGCAGGGTCCGGTTCCGGCCGGTCCGGAACGGACGGCTCAGCGGGCGGCGGGCGGCAGGAAGGCGGTGGCCGTGGCGCCGCCCGCGAGCGGCGCCACCCGGTTCCCCGGTTCGGGGGTCCGCGTCGGCGCGGAGGGCCCGGTGAGCGTCGTCGGGGAGGGGGAGAGCGCCGGACCGCCGAGCGGGGAGCCCGGGAGCCCGTCGCTCAGCCGGGCGTTCATGAGGTGGCGTATGAGCGGCGAGAGCGCGGCGTCGGCGGGGAGCAGCGGAGCGGGCCGGCTCAGCGCCTGTTCCGGGTGGGTGGTCGGCGTGGGCGTCACCGGGCCGGCCGGTGCGGCGGACTGCGGGAGGTCCACGCTGGTGGCGCCGCCGGAGCGGCCGGAACCGTTCCCCGCGGCGACCGAGGCGGCGACCACGTCGCCGGCCCCCGCGGTGCCGGGCCGGTCCGCCGCGCCCGCGGTGTCGGCCCGGCCTCGCGGACCGTCCACCGCCGCTTCCAGCGGAAGGGCACCGCCGAGCGCGAAGGCGGCCAGCGACACCGCTCCCGCGGCGGCGAAGGCGAAACGGCGGCTGCGCTGCTGATGACCCTGGCGCACACCCGGCGCCAGGGCGGAGGCGGAGGGCTCGGGGCGGCGGGCGAACTCGTGGACGCGGAAGCCGCTCCGCCGGGCCCCGCCGGACACGGCCACGGCGGCCTCGGCCCCGCCGCCGGTGAACCAGTCGCCCGGTGCGGACCGGCCGGGCCGTGGGCCGCGCTCGGCGGGGGAGGACACCGGGCCGCCGAACGGGCCGTCCGGGCTCTCCGGTGATCCGTCTCCCGCGGGCAGGCTCTGCAGGCGCGCGAGCAGCCCCGCCGACGGCGGCGGGGGGGCCGCCTCGGCGAAGACGTTCTTCAGCCGCCGCTGGGCGTCGGCCTCGGCCCGGCACTTGCAGCAGGTGGCGAGATGGGCGAGCACCCGCTCGCGCATGTCGTGACCGAGCTCCCCGTCCACCAGCGCGGCGAGACGGTCGCCCAGATGCTGCTCGGCGGGGCTCGCACCGCCCGATCCGGTCACGCCGTCCCGACCTCTCCTCCGAGTCCTCCCTGTCCCGGGAGCGCGGTGGCGAAGGCGCGCTGCTCGGCACGGGCCGCGGGCGACCGGTGCCGGAGCGCCTTGCGCAGGTGGGAGCGGCCGCGGTGGATGCGGCTGCGCACGGTGCCGAGCTTCACGCCGAGGGTGGCGGCGATCTCCTCGTAGGACAGCCCCTCGATGTCGCACAGCACGACGGCGGCGCGGAACTCGGGGGCCAGGGTGTCCAGCGCCTGCTGCACGTCGGCGTCGAAGTGGGCGTCGTGGAAGTGCTGCTGCGGGGAGGGCTCGCGGCTGGGGAGCCGCTCGGCGGCGTCGTCCCCGAGGGCGTCGAAGCGGATGCGCTGCCGGCGGCGGACCATGTCCAGGAAGAGATTGGTCGTGATCCGGTGCAGCCAGCCCTCGAAGGTGCCGGGGGTGTAGGTGGACAGCGAGCGGAAGACGCGGACGAAGACCTCCTGGGTGAGGTCCTCGGCGTCGTGCTGGTTTCCCGTCAGGCGGTAGGCCAGGCGGTAGACCCGCGCGCTGTGGGTGCTGACGATCTCCTCCCAGCTGGGAGGGGTCCACGCGGGGGACTCCCCCTCACCGAACGACGCCGTCGTGGAGAAGGTCGCGGTGGCGGTGGAGTCGGCGGGACGCGGACGGTCAGCGGTGTCGGTCACGGATTTCGGCTCACCGGAGTACCTGCGGAGGCGGCGGAGCACCCCCCGGTCACCGGCTGCAGCCGCACCTCCCCTGGTGGCTCTGGTGGTGTCCAGTGGAGCACCTACCATAGCCAGCTCGCCCGTTAGCTCCGGATAAGCTTCCTTGACCCGCTTTTCGGTCACCGCTCTCCCGACCCCTTTCCTTCTCCCCGCTGGGCTAACGTCCGGTCCCATCAGCGGGTTCCCGAGGGCAGCGGATACAGTCACCGTTGCGTCGACTACGGGGACAGGAGAGGGCCATTACCGGCAACCGGCAGACGAGCTGGGCGTTCGCCGATGCGTTCGTCGCCGAGGACGAGACCCTGCTCTGGGCCCGGGACCGGGCCCGCGAGGCGGGGCTCCGCTCGGTGTCGGCCGGCACCGGTGCCGCCCTGCGCCTGCTCGCCGCCACGGTGGACGCCAAGGCCGTGGCGGAGATCGGCACCGGCACCGGCGTCTCCGGGATCCATCTTCTGCACGGCATGCGGCCGGACGGCGTGCTCACGACTGTGGACACCGACCCCGAGTGCCAGCAGTTCGCGCGCCAGGCCTTCCGCGCGGCCGGCTTCGCCGCCAACCGCGCCCGCTTCATCCCCGGCCACGCGCTGGACGTGCTGCCCCGGCTGGCCGACGGCGGTTACGACCTCGTCTTCTGCGACGGCGACCGCGCCGAGTGCCTCGACTACCTCGATGAATCGTTGCGCCTGCTCCGCCCCGGCGGTCTGGTGGTCTTCGAGGGCGTCTTCGCCCACGGCCGCACCATGGACGCCTCGGCCCAGCCGCTGGAGGTGCAGCGGCTGCGCGAACTGCTGCGCACCGTGCGGGAGAGCACGGTGCTGCTCTCCTCGCTGCTCCCGGTCGGCGACGGCCTGCTCTGCGCGGTCAAGCGCGGCCCGTAGGCCCGGCGCGCTTTCCGCCCCGCCCGGCCCCCGCCCCGGACACGCCACCGCCCCGGACAGGAGCCGGTACCGGAGTACGCGGCTCCCGCCGGGGCGGCGGGACGAGTGTGGTGACCCGGCCTCAGCCGACGACCTTCTTCAGAGCGTCGCCCAGCGCATCGGCCTCGTCGGGTGTGAGTTCGACGACGAGCCGACCGCCGCCTTCGAGCGGAACGCGCATGACGATGCCCCGCCCCTCCTTGGTCACCTCGAGCGGGCCGTCGCCCGTCCGCGGCTTCATGGCCGCCATGCTCGTTCCCCTTCCTGAAACCAGCTCACAGTCAGCCGACGGCCCCTGCTAGGCAGCGTCACCGGCATCGAACAGATTGCTTCCAGGCCATTATCCCGCATCGCGGGACCCGATGACCAACATCGGTCTGCATCGCTTGCACAACGGGCTTCCGCAAATACTGACAATTGGCCCATGCGGCTGCCATACTCCGCCGCCGCCCGGCCTCCCCGGCCGGTCCACCGCCTTGACGCAGGTCACATGTCCGCCGCCGCCCGTCTCCGTCATGCTGTGATCCGACCGCCCACCACCATTCCCACCAGCCCTGACGGAGGTAGCCGGCGATGGCCGACACCGTGCTCCACGAGGTGACCGACGGACTCGCGACGATCACCCTGAATCGTCCCGACGCCATGAACTCCCTGAACACCGAGATCAAGGAGGCCCTGCGGGAGGCCCTCCAGCAGGCCGCGGCGGACTCCGCCGTACGGGCCGTGCTGCTCACGGGCCGGGGCCGGGCCTTCTGCGTCGGCCAGGACCTCAAGGAGCACATCGGCACGCTGGCCGAGGCGCGGGAGTCCGGCGTGGGCAACTCGATGGACACCGTGCGCAGGCACTACAACCCGATCACCGAGGCCATCGCCGGGATGCCCAAGCCCGTGGTCGCCGCGGTCAACGGCGTCGCCGCCGGGGCGGGCGCGGGCTTCGCGTTCGCCGCCGACTACCGGATCGCCGCCGCCACCGCCGCCTTCACCACATCCTTCGCCGGGGTGGCCCTCACCGCCGACTCGGGGGTCTCCTGGACCCTCCCCCGGCTGATCGGCCACGGCCGGGCCGCCGATCTGCTGCTCTTCCCGCGCACCGTGGACGCCCACGAGGCGCTGGACCTGGGCATGGTCAACCGGGTGGTCCCGGCCGACGAGCTCACCGCCGAGGCGGAGGCCGTCGCCCGGAAACTGGCCGGCGGGCCGACCCTCGCCTACGCGGCGCTCAAGGAGTCGATGGCCTACGGGACCACGCACACCCTCGTCGAGACGCTGGCCAAGGAGGACGAGCTCCAGACCCGGGCCGGGGCCTCCGAGGACCACGCGATCGCGGTCGAGGCCTTCGTGCGGAAGGAGAAGCCGCGCTTCACGGGCCGGTGACCCACACCGGAGGCGGGCGCCCCGGAGCCGGTACGCCGGAGCCGGGCCCGGGCCGCGCGGAGGCCGGCCGGGCGGGGCCGGGCCACGCCGTCAGGCCCGGCCGCCCGCCCGCGCGCAGCACTCGGCGAGATGGTCGTTGACGAGCCCGCAGGCCTGCATCAGGGCGTAGGCGGTGGTGGGCCCGACGAAGCGGAAGCCGCGCTTCTTGAGCTCCTTCGCCAGCGCCGCCGACTCGGCCGTGGCGGCGGGGACGTCCGCGAGCGTGCGCGGGGCCGGGCGGGCGGCGGGCGCGTACGACCAGACCAGCGCGTCCAGCTCGCCCTCTTCCCACCGCTCGGCGACCCGGGCGTTGGCCACCGTCGCCTCGATCTTGGCGCGGTTGCGGATGATCCGGGTGTCGCCGAGCAGCCGCTCCACGTCCTCTCCGGTGAACGCGGCCACGCCGGGGATCGAGAAGTTCTTGAAGGCCGCCCGGAAGCCCTCGCGGCGGCGGAGGATCGTCAGCCAGGACAGCCCGGACTGGAACGCCTCAAGGCACAGCCGTTCGAAGAGGGCGTCGTCGCCGTGGACCGGGCGGCCCCACTCGGTGTCGTGGTACGCCACGTACTCCTCGGCGGAGAGGCCCCAGGGGCAGCGGAGCAGGCCGTCCGGGCCGGGGAGCGGCGCGCCCGCCGGTACGGGTTCGGCGGCCGGGCCGGTCACGCGGTCCGCCCGCCGCCGCCCGCCGGGCGGGTGCCGGGGGCCGCGGTGTCCGCCGGGGCGGCGGTGTCCGGAGCCGTGCCGTCCGGAGCCGCGCTGTCCGGGGCCGTGCCGTCCCCGGCCGCGGTCCCACCGCCCGGGGCTCCGCCGCCGTCGCCGCCGGGGGCCGTGGCACCGGTGGACGCGCCGTCCCCGCCCGCCGGGCCGCCGTCCGCCGCGCGGCCGTTCGCCGGCTCCTCCTCGGCGGCCCCCTCGCGCAAGAGGTCCGGGGCGCCGAACGCTGCCGCCCGGGCCCCCGCCAGCGCGGTCTCCAGCTCGGTGATCCGGGCGTCCCGCTCGGCCAGTTCGGCGGCGAGCCGGTCGAGCACGTCGTCGACGTCGGTCATGCGGTAGCCGCGCGCGGCCACCGGGAAGCGCACCGTCTCCACATCGGCGCGGCTGACGGGGCGCGAGAGGGGCAGCGGGTCGGCGAGCCGGTCCGGCTCGGCGTCCGGCAGCGCCGCGCCGTCGTCGCCGCCGACCACGGCGAGGGTGACCGCCGCGACCACCACGACCAGCGCGATGAGCAAGAACCAGAACACGACCGTCTCCCCGGATGCGTCGGCAGGGTCTGAGGGGACGATGGTGCCACGCTCCGCCGGACGCCGGGCAACCGGCCGGGTCCCGGGCACGCTCCGGCGGGCGGTCCCGAGAGGCTAGGGTCTGTCTGGCGCTCCGCGTCGGATCGGGCCGCGGCGCCCGGTGCCGGGGGCATCCCCCGCTCTTCGGGCCGTGGAGGAACCCCGCGAGGCGGAGGGCCGCCGGTGTACCGGACGGTGCGCGGGCGTGCCCGGTGACGCGGCGAGGTGCGGTGCCGGGCACCGCGGAAGGGCCGGACCGGCCCCGGAGCCGGGCGGCGGGCCCGCGCGGAGAGCCGGACGGGCCGGCCGGAGAACTGTCCCGGGGCCGGAGAGCGGTCCCACCGCCCGACGGGCGGCCGGAGGAGGTCACGAGTGGTGCTGCGGCTGGGGAAGCGCGAGTTCGGCGAGCACGAGCCGGTGGTCATGGCCATCGTCAACCGCACCCCGGACTCCTTCTACGACCAGGGCTCCACCTTCCGGGACGAGCCCGCGCTGGCCCGCGTCGAACAGGCGATCGCCGAGGGTGCCGCCATCGTGGACATAGGCGGTGTCAAGGCCGGCCCCGGCGAGGAGGTCACGGCCGAGGAGGAGGCGCGGCGCACCGTCGGCTTCGTGGCCGAGGTGCGGCGGCGCCATCCGGAGGTGGTGATCAGCGTCGACACCTGGCGCCACGAGGTCGCCGAGGCGGTCTGCGAGGCGGGGGCCGATCTGCTCAACGACGCCTGGGGCGGGGCCGATCCGCAGCTCGCCGCGGTCGCCGCCCGGTACGGCGCCGGCCTGGTCTGCACCCACGCGGGCGGCGCCGAGCCGCGCACCCGCCCGCACCGGGTGGCGTACGAGGACGTGATGGCCGACATCCTCCGGGTCACCCTGGGCCTGGCCGAACGGGCGGTCGAGCTGGGGGTGCGCCGTGACGGCATCCTCATCGACCCGGGCCACGACTTCGGCAAGAACACCCGGCACTCCCTGGAGGCCACCCGCCGGCTCGGCGAGATGACGGCCACGGGCTGGCCGGTGCTGGTCTCCCTGTCGAACAAGGACTTCGTCGGGGAGACCCTCGACCGGCCGGTCAAGCAGCGGCTGACGGGCACGCTCGCGGCGACCGCGGTCTCGGCGTGGCTGGGGGCCCGCGTCTACCGGGTGCACGAGGTGGCCGAGACCCGGCAGGTGCTCGACATGGTCGCGTCCATCGCGGGCCACCGGCCCCCGGCCGTGGCCCGCCGCGGACTGGCCTGAGCGGACGCCCGCGCCGGGACACCCGTGCCGCGCCGGGACGGCGCGGGCTAGGCCTGCCCGGTCTCCTTGCTCACCAGGCTCACGGCCTCGTCCACGTCGTCCGTCAGGTGGAAGAGGTCCAGATCGTGCTGTGCCGCCTTGCCCGTGCCGATCAGGGTGTTCTCCACCCAGTCCACCAGCCCCTTCCAGTACGACGTCCCGAACAGGACGATCGGGAAGCGGGTGACCTTGCGCGTCTGCACG from the Streptomyces xinghaiensis S187 genome contains:
- a CDS encoding sec-independent translocase is translated as MFNDIGALELVALVILAVLVFGPEKLPKVIQDTSRFIRKIRDFSESAKADIRSELGPEFKDFEFDDLNPKNFVRKQLLENDELGIKEIRSSLDLRKEMNEVADAVNGRDGDASGGDSASGSRLSLEKSPGGTGSAGGGPDLLRKRDGLEPGERPPFDVDAT
- a CDS encoding S1C family serine protease encodes the protein MNQGKATGPKPQWWSRPRGGTAPDPAPDPERPPVTEPPPAAPPAASGPGTPADPVPPSGPPAPGVPPERLPAPPSVPPPAPVPSAPDAERPAGEPGHPSDPYSTPPYGTPGPWAPAPPVQRPAVTPARGTALPAEKAVPPPPGGTGAEDAAAGRLPAAVPPAGADGTVPPPAAEPAVPPQGPPVPAAGAPAGEGSAPAAAPAAAPAAATEPAASPAAPAPAGDAASEGAAPSSPATGGASPGPAPAPVPAGPAAGPPAAPVPPAAPSAGGTGGHWERYDPWRAPGSPVTGTAFPSPDGPEPAARLRRSPSRGALLAGALLLTLVAGGIGGGVGAYIERNGGVVDVALPQAPAEDRPRDPRSIAGIAEAALPGVVTFHVKGGGKEGTGTGFVLDRRGHILTNNHVVEAAASGGDISVTFSGGTTAEAEIVGRDSGYDLAVVRVSGVRGLRPLRLGNSDSVRVGDPVVAIGAPYDLAGTVTSGIISAKERPITAGGGDDGGSDVSYVDAIQTDAPINPGNSGGPLMDGEGRVIGINSAIRAADDETGLGASQGGSIGLGFAIPVNQGKRVAEELINTGRATHPVIGVTLDMRFTGDGARVGVDDGDRPAVTPDGPGDRAGIRAGDVITAVNGARVHNGEELIVKIRAHRPGDRLELTLERDGRERTLRLTLGSASDDR
- a CDS encoding zf-HC2 domain-containing protein, with amino-acid sequence MTGSGGASPAEQHLGDRLAALVDGELGHDMRERVLAHLATCCKCRAEADAQRRLKNVFAEAAPPPPSAGLLARLQSLPAGDGSPESPDGPFGGPVSSPAERGPRPGRSAPGDWFTGGGAEAAVAVSGGARRSGFRVHEFARRPEPSASALAPGVRQGHQQRSRRFAFAAAGAVSLAAFALGGALPLEAAVDGPRGRADTAGAADRPGTAGAGDVVAASVAAGNGSGRSGGATSVDLPQSAAPAGPVTPTPTTHPEQALSRPAPLLPADAALSPLIRHLMNARLSDGLPGSPLGGPALSPSPTTLTGPSAPTRTPEPGNRVAPLAGGATATAFLPPAAR
- the sigE gene encoding RNA polymerase sigma factor SigE, producing MVGAPLDTTRATRGGAAAAGDRGVLRRLRRYSGEPKSVTDTADRPRPADSTATATFSTTASFGEGESPAWTPPSWEEIVSTHSARVYRLAYRLTGNQHDAEDLTQEVFVRVFRSLSTYTPGTFEGWLHRITTNLFLDMVRRRQRIRFDALGDDAAERLPSREPSPQQHFHDAHFDADVQQALDTLAPEFRAAVVLCDIEGLSYEEIAATLGVKLGTVRSRIHRGRSHLRKALRHRSPAARAEQRAFATALPGQGGLGGEVGTA
- a CDS encoding O-methyltransferase, whose amino-acid sequence is MRRLRGQERAITGNRQTSWAFADAFVAEDETLLWARDRAREAGLRSVSAGTGAALRLLAATVDAKAVAEIGTGTGVSGIHLLHGMRPDGVLTTVDTDPECQQFARQAFRAAGFAANRARFIPGHALDVLPRLADGGYDLVFCDGDRAECLDYLDESLRLLRPGGLVVFEGVFAHGRTMDASAQPLEVQRLRELLRTVRESTVLLSSLLPVGDGLLCAVKRGP
- a CDS encoding DUF3117 domain-containing protein produces the protein MAAMKPRTGDGPLEVTKEGRGIVMRVPLEGGGRLVVELTPDEADALGDALKKVVG
- a CDS encoding enoyl-CoA hydratase-related protein: MADTVLHEVTDGLATITLNRPDAMNSLNTEIKEALREALQQAAADSAVRAVLLTGRGRAFCVGQDLKEHIGTLAEARESGVGNSMDTVRRHYNPITEAIAGMPKPVVAAVNGVAAGAGAGFAFAADYRIAAATAAFTTSFAGVALTADSGVSWTLPRLIGHGRAADLLLFPRTVDAHEALDLGMVNRVVPADELTAEAEAVARKLAGGPTLAYAALKESMAYGTTHTLVETLAKEDELQTRAGASEDHAIAVEAFVRKEKPRFTGR
- a CDS encoding DNA-3-methyladenine glycosylase I, with product MTGPAAEPVPAGAPLPGPDGLLRCPWGLSAEEYVAYHDTEWGRPVHGDDALFERLCLEAFQSGLSWLTILRRREGFRAAFKNFSIPGVAAFTGEDVERLLGDTRIIRNRAKIEATVANARVAERWEEGELDALVWSYAPAARPAPRTLADVPAATAESAALAKELKKRGFRFVGPTTAYALMQACGLVNDHLAECCARAGGRA
- the folP gene encoding dihydropteroate synthase, which gives rise to MLRLGKREFGEHEPVVMAIVNRTPDSFYDQGSTFRDEPALARVEQAIAEGAAIVDIGGVKAGPGEEVTAEEEARRTVGFVAEVRRRHPEVVISVDTWRHEVAEAVCEAGADLLNDAWGGADPQLAAVAARYGAGLVCTHAGGAEPRTRPHRVAYEDVMADILRVTLGLAERAVELGVRRDGILIDPGHDFGKNTRHSLEATRRLGEMTATGWPVLVSLSNKDFVGETLDRPVKQRLTGTLAATAVSAWLGARVYRVHEVAETRQVLDMVASIAGHRPPAVARRGLA